One Candidatus Methylomirabilota bacterium genomic region harbors:
- the mdh gene encoding malate dehydrogenase: MTTAPGRPKITVVGAGNVGATVAQYIVEQELADVVLVDVIEGVPQGKALDLLQAGPVHGYDSRLTGSNSYEDTGDSDIVVITAGLARKPGMTRDDLLFKNAEIVGGVVAQVVARSPEAILILVTNPLDAMVQLAWKKSGFPSQRVIGMAGVLDSARFCTFIAQELSVSVENVTAFVLGGHGDSMVPLPRYSTVAGIPITELLPPDRVAALVTRTANGGAEIVNYLKTGSAYYAPAASVVEMVEAILKDKHKILPCAACLDGQYGVRGLYVGVPAKLGRRGVEQVIEIKLTPQEQAAFDRSAAAVRELVDKLKL; encoded by the coding sequence ATGACCACCGCGCCGGGCCGCCCCAAGATCACGGTCGTCGGCGCCGGCAATGTCGGCGCCACGGTCGCGCAGTACATCGTGGAGCAGGAGCTGGCGGACGTGGTGCTGGTCGACGTGATCGAGGGCGTGCCCCAGGGCAAGGCCCTCGATCTGCTGCAGGCCGGACCTGTCCACGGTTACGACTCGCGGCTCACCGGCAGCAACAGCTACGAGGACACCGGCGACTCCGACATCGTGGTCATCACGGCCGGCCTGGCCCGCAAGCCCGGCATGACCCGGGACGATCTGCTCTTCAAGAACGCCGAGATCGTGGGCGGCGTGGTGGCCCAGGTGGTGGCCCGCTCGCCCGAGGCCATCCTGATCCTGGTCACGAACCCGCTCGACGCGATGGTGCAGCTCGCCTGGAAGAAATCGGGCTTCCCGTCCCAGCGCGTGATCGGCATGGCCGGGGTGCTGGACTCGGCGCGCTTTTGCACGTTCATCGCCCAGGAGCTCTCCGTCTCCGTCGAGAACGTCACCGCCTTCGTGCTGGGCGGCCACGGCGACAGCATGGTGCCGCTGCCCCGCTACTCCACGGTGGCCGGGATTCCCATCACCGAGCTGCTGCCCCCGGACCGGGTGGCCGCCCTGGTCACCCGCACCGCGAACGGCGGAGCCGAGATCGTGAACTATCTCAAGACCGGCAGCGCCTACTACGCGCCGGCCGCCTCGGTCGTGGAGATGGTCGAGGCGATCCTCAAGGACAAGCACAAGATCCTGCCCTGCGCGGCCTGCCTGGATGGCCAGTACGGCGTCCGCGGGCTCTACGTGGGCGTGCCGGCGAAGCTGGGGCGCCGCGGCGTGGAGCAGGTGATCGAGATCAAGCTCACCCCGCAGGAACAGGCCGCCTTCGACCGGTCGGCGGCCGCCGTGCGGGAACTGGTCGACAAGCTCAAGCTCTAA